The following proteins are co-located in the Gloeocapsa sp. PCC 7428 genome:
- the cobD gene encoding threonine-phosphate decarboxylase CobD encodes MMRPIHGGNLAWAAAVAGCSPSDILDFSASINPLGPPKSAIAAIQAHLGDLSAYPDPNYGELRTALGQWHQLPPEWILPGNGSAELLTWAGWDLAQLAKTYLYTPAFADYYRALKAFGATVQECPLELKIGSNVAASKCGLLLNNPHNPTGQMFLRETILPYLEQFALVVVDEAFMDFLPPGEEQSLIPLVQKYPNLVILRSLTKFYSLPGLRLGYAIAHPDRLQSWQQRRDPWTVNTLAAAAAIAAIHDSEFQQRTWAWLPPARVQLFDGLAQIPGLQPLESTANFLLVQCESSQILQQQLLQHYKILIRDCLSFPTLGDRFFRIAVRSNEENERLLQALFQLLAISN; translated from the coding sequence TTGATGCGACCTATTCACGGGGGGAATTTAGCCTGGGCAGCAGCAGTTGCTGGCTGTTCCCCTAGCGATATTCTGGATTTTTCTGCAAGTATCAACCCCTTGGGACCGCCCAAGAGTGCGATCGCAGCAATTCAAGCGCATCTAGGGGATCTAAGCGCTTATCCAGACCCCAACTATGGGGAACTACGCACCGCGTTAGGTCAATGGCATCAATTACCACCCGAATGGATTCTGCCGGGGAATGGCTCGGCAGAATTACTTACCTGGGCAGGCTGGGATTTAGCACAACTTGCTAAAACTTACTTATATACCCCAGCCTTTGCCGATTACTATCGCGCTTTGAAGGCTTTTGGTGCGACAGTGCAGGAATGTCCGTTAGAACTAAAGATCGGGAGTAACGTTGCAGCATCAAAGTGCGGCTTACTTTTGAATAATCCTCACAACCCTACAGGGCAGATGTTTTTGCGGGAAACCATTCTGCCTTATCTTGAGCAATTTGCTTTGGTTGTGGTGGATGAAGCGTTTATGGATTTTCTGCCGCCTGGTGAAGAACAAAGTTTGATTCCTCTGGTACAGAAGTATCCCAATTTAGTCATTTTGCGATCGCTCACCAAATTTTACAGTTTACCTGGGCTGCGACTCGGATATGCGATCGCGCACCCAGACCGTCTACAAAGCTGGCAACAACGACGCGATCCGTGGACGGTTAATACCCTTGCAGCAGCGGCGGCGATCGCCGCGATTCATGACAGCGAATTTCAACAGCGAACTTGGGCATGGCTACCACCCGCAAGAGTGCAATTGTTTGACGGTTTAGCGCAAATACCAGGGTTGCAGCCTTTAGAAAGTACCGCTAACTTTTTACTGGTGCAATGCGAATCAAGTCAAATTTTACAACAGCAGTTGTTACAGCATTATAAAATTTTAATTCGCGATTGTTTGAGTTTTCCTACCTTAGGCGATCGCTTTTTCCGCATTGCGGTACGCTCAAATGAAGAAAATGAACGTTTGTTGCAAGCATTGTTTCAGCTACTAGCGATTAGCAATTAG
- a CDS encoding HU family DNA-binding protein, with translation MNKGELVDAIADKASVTKKQADAVLTAALETIIEAVSSGDKVTLVGFGSFEPRERKAREGRNPKTGDKMDIPATKVPAFSAGKLFREKVSPGKD, from the coding sequence TTAGTTGACGCGATCGCAGATAAGGCAAGCGTTACCAAAAAGCAAGCCGATGCAGTTTTAACCGCAGCTTTAGAAACAATCATCGAAGCGGTTTCTTCTGGTGATAAAGTCACGCTGGTAGGTTTCGGTTCGTTCGAGCCACGCGAGCGCAAAGCCCGTGAAGGTCGTAACCCGAAAACAGGTGATAAAATGGATATCCCAGCAACAAAGGTGCCTGCATTCTCCGCTGGGAAGCTTTTCCGCGAAAAAGTGTCACCAGGCAAAGACTAG